ATTCCACCAAGATTGGGAAAAGGTCTCCGGGAGATACCCTGGCAACAGAATCTGCACAACCAAATACACCCTCTTCACCTTCCTGCCCCAGAATCTCCTTGAGCAGTTTCACAGGTATAAAACCACTTGTCCTGAACAAGTCACACTTTAACCAAGTATCTGCCACTTGGGCAAACTCAGAGATGCTGCCCTTTGGGACCACCTTTTCTTTAATATCCAAATGAAATAGCATGGCTCCTCACCCATGTACCTTATAAAGTCTGtgctattcattttctcattcattcactcagaaaTATTTGTCAGGCTCTTCTCTGTGTCAGGCCATGTGTTGAGTGCTAGAGATACATgaggaaaataagagaaagacCCTGTCCTCATTGCATTTATTATCTAATGAAAGACACaggcattaatttttttaattatatgaatCAGTGTGAAATTATAACTCAGATACTTCCAAAAAGAGCTACATGGTGCTATTAGAGTACATAAAGGAAGACTGGCCTAGTTAAGGAAGTCAGGGAAAGCTTCCCTGAGGAAGTAATGATTGAAGTgtgaactgaaggaagagaaTGCATTAACTGGGTGAAAAGGGACAGAGGGAAATCAAGGAAGGGAGCCAGGAGAATGTTCCTGCAGTCACATCTGCATGTGCAAAGGCACTGTGGCAACAGGCAGCAAGATGCACTTGGGAAACTTGAAAAACACAAGATACTCTTTTGATatgagaaatcatttttaaattttaaaacaaaatacatactTCAGTATCATAAATTTTGTATTATTAtaaactaccatttattgagcaactactatgttCTAGACACCCCTCAGTGTACCTTACAAATAACATCCCAAAGGATCCTTTTAAGAGCTGGTTAAAGTAAGTATTACCCTCATTTTACCCaataggaaactgaagctcaggaaGATCATACAACTAGTAAACAATAGGGCCAGAGTTTGAGTCTAGATTGGTTTAGTTACAAAGGCCTTCTATATACAACATTTTAAGTAACATTGAAAGAGAATGTCATTATTGGTATGGGCCAACCTAAGGGAAGAAATGGGGTCGagagcatatttttctttttaggattTTTACTCCCACATGTGTATCTCTTCCAGATGGGCCAACCTCTATTTCCTGTTCCTGGCGATTCTGAATTGGATGCCCTCCATGGAAGTCTTCCACAGGGAAATCACCATGTTACCATTGGCCATTGTCTTATTCATCATCATGGTCAAGGATGGCATGGAGGACTTCAAGAGATATCGCTTTGATAGAGAGATAAATTGCTCCaacatccaaatatataaaagGTAAGGGAAAGCatgcttctgttttctctcttgcaAACAGATTATGCAAACTCATCAGAATTTTCAGTCTCTCCTCTCACATATTCTCTTAAATTCATTTAATTCAGTGATTCTTAACTGGGTCAATTTCGTCCCACAGGAGGCATTTGGCaatttctggagacatttttggttgttataTGGGAGGGAGGGTGTAACTACcatctagtgagtagaggccagggatgctgctaaacattctgcacTGCACAGAACAGCCCCCCAAAATGAAGAATTATCCAGCTCAAAATCTCAATAGTGCTCAAGTTGAGAAACCTTGACGAGACTTGTGTAAAcacattattaaaaacaaacatgtcATATTATTAAGGCTGGGGATGAAAACTCAGGAATTAAACTCTAGAATTGCCTGGATCATCTCAGGAGACTAAGTTCAGAAACAACTCTTTGGAGGGTGTCAGGCAATGTCTCCCAAATaggaaaatgtttactttttttaaagtgCCCTAGGTTCTTAGCTGAAAATCCTTTCTTCTAGAACTGAACCAGGTAGGCTTTAGGACCCAGCATTAGCTCACCTGTTCTTGGCTGCCAGAGGTGGAAAAGGAAGGTACCTGGGATGACGTACACATTCCAACAGGTGTAGTCCTCAGGCAAGAAGAAGGAAGTGGCCCGGCAGGGTGCACACCTGTTCTCTGTGAGCTCTTTCCTTGTCATATTTCTCCCCTAGTGATTGTAtgctggcttttatttttaattttccttttgaaagaagagatagaaattttcagCAGAGAAGGCAACTGAAAGATGTCAAAGACATGACTCGCTGGCAGCTGAACAATGGTATTGATCAGAGAGAAACCTCTTTTACCAAGAAGTCAAGTGCCATGCTATGAGAATTAAAGAGAGAGAATTGAGCAGAcatgagaaaggaagggaggaaaagacgGAAAAGGAAAGATGACAAGAAACGAGTGGTGGTCTCCAACCTGCCCTTTGAAGAATGGTCCGGCAAAGAGAATCCCAACAGACATTATCATGGGAATCAAATAAAGACCAGCAAGTACACCGTGTTGTCCTTCATACCTAAGAACCTCTTTGAGCAGCTACACCGGTTTGCCAACTTCTATTTTGTGGGCCTTGTGATTCTGAATTTTGTTCCCGTGGTCAATGCCTTCCAGCCTGAGGTGAGCATGATACCAATTTGTATCATCCTGGCGGCCACTGCCATCAAGGACGCTTGGGAAGACCTCCAGAGATACAAATCCGATAAGATGATCAATAGCCAATGGTGCTTCATCTATAGCaggtaaaacacacacacacacacacacaaacttccAGGAAAATCTTGTTGTTCCAGCTCTGATCTTTCTACGGCTGCTACCACTGCTGCTGATTGCTATGGGAGGGATGGGGTGGAGAGATATCATTATTTTATCTCAGTGAAGCTACTCAATTTCCACAGTGAGAATTGTGAtctaaaatcaaaaaaaaaaaaaaatttaataggaTTGAATCAATCATTTAAATTTAGGAGGTCTTTATATCATGtggcattttctttatttcaattttGTTCAACATTTAAGAATACTGTTTAAATGCTCATCCCTTCTTAGTCTACTGTGGCCTGGAGTACATTCAAGAGTGGGGTCCATCAGAGGGAAGAGGCACCCCTGTTTTTCAGAAAGCAGTAAAATCGTTGTGTTAAAAGAATCAACACTAGTGACTTACTGCCTGGGCTGAATCCTGTCTCTAACATTTATTAACTACTCAACCTTTACAAGTGACCTAACTGCTCTCAGCCTCACTTTGTCATTGGTAAATTTGGAGTGCTTCCCAGGTGGTGGTGAGAATTGCATGAGATAATGCATGGAAAATGCTCAGCACTATGCCTGATatgtaataaatgctcaataaatgcaggCTGCTACCGCTTTATTTCCACAAAGTAAAACTCATAGCAGCTCCCTCACTGAGCCAGTCCTCTGACTTCATCTCTGTCATTGTCCCAACCAAAGCAAAGTCTGCATACTCCCGATCTTGCCACATCTGCCACATTATTCAGTGTCATTTTATATACAttgttgtttttgtgttcttTGTTTACAAAGTTTGCATTGAGGAAATGTCCAAGTAGGTCATTAGGGAAGGATACACTTTTATTCAGTAAGTGAAGAAGGCAGAGTTATAGTGTACCTCAACTTTGTCACAACTCCTGAGTCCACAAAAGAAGCCTAAGAGCTTGCAAAGGAGACTATAGTGACAAAGTGTTTTCTGGGCTAGCACGTAGCAGCATTAGATGATTGAGTCACTGGCAGTTGAGGGCTTGACTTCTTACCAAGTAAGGGAAATGTTCCTCTCTCTCAAGGAGCACTTGGTTTGTCTCACTTGCTCTGAGTTTATCAACTCAAGTTCTGCAGAAGTTCTCCAGCTGTGCTGGTCACTGGAAGAATGAAGGGGACTTCCTTTGGGGTGTGCCCTCCAGTCTTTTAGGAACTGACTAATTCTGAGGAGTGAGACTCTTCCACAGTCAAAGGTGGATGCCTTGGATTTGGCTGACTACAGTTTACGAGCCAAATTCCACTTAGAAAGTTGTAGCCAGGGGAAGCCTCCAGAGAGACTGTCTAATGCAAGGGCTTGTTTGTCTCCCGAGAAGCCCTAAGCGAAATTACATGCCCACTCCTCACAATCAGACGGGCGTCTGCCTTCTATGCTTGGAGGGAGACAATTGTGCCTCTTAAAAAAATGCATCTGAGGCTcttccccacctcacccctgGTTAAATCTAACTCTTTAGAATATTGCCAGCAAGCACAATTGATACCTAGAGAAGAGGTGCAGTCACTCCTCACCTTTGGGTAAGGAAATTATAGAGGAAGAAACAACTACTGGGTGTGATGGCTTTCTTTAAAGAGGCTGTTTTCAAGAaagtattgtttttcttttggcatCAATGCACCCCATCACTTtttgttttctaccttttttcctttgttattttctgctttcattttcacgGAAGATGCATGGTGGGGTGCCGGAAGGCTGGTTTGTTGGGGAGGAACACATGTGAGCCTATTCTTCCTGCTCCGCCAGAAATCCTTAGCCTGAAGCAATCCAGAATAGTGGAGCCTGTTCTTAGGAATAGTTTCTGGGTTGATCAGACCACGGATTTGCTTGTGCTGGGTGCTGGACTGATCTATTCTgggttgttgttgttctgttgtCAAAATAGTTTCCAGGGAATGGGTGAAAATCGAGGTGATAGTGAACCTAGAAAAAGGAGACATTTGTCCACAGAGGCCATGGAAGAAAAGGATGTCCAGGTTTTCATAGCAGTATTTCCCAAAGTGTATTCAGTGGAATACTAGTGTCAAAGCTATGATCTCTGAAAAAAGATGCTcatatccaaaaaatatatactggCCCTCTTGACCTGTGGCACATGAAGTTCTAAGAGAAGAGGTGCAAAGAGACCTAATCATTGTTGATTAACTCAGCATTGCTCCAAACTTCCTGGaccttagaaatattttttaatacctATGAACATCTCAGCTtgggaaatgttattttttcaAGTATAACAGAAGAATTGACAACAGGGGCAGGATAGGTGATTGAATGAAATGGGCTGGATACAAAAAGTAAAGCAACATGAGTGCTGTATTGATTAGTGGCAAATGACACTTGGCATCAGTGTTAGGTacaatagggagtggtggggactgtaGCAAACTGggagctcagctcagctccaactgatTTCCACCATGAGGAAATGGTGACAGATTGCCCAATTGTCTGAGTTTTACTAGGataattagaaattaatatttttttgtgaaataaCCTGACTTGAAGTGTTGGCAGCTGTAATTTTTTCAAACACTTTAAACCTTTTTTATTTAACCTAAAGTTCTTATCTTGCCTGTGAATCTCAGATTTGCAATCTTTTCAAATCCTTTTTAGTACCCTAGGAAAGTGGAATATCTGCAAATGAATAATTAGGTTCTTCTTTAGTCATCTTCAATGAGGGAATCTCTTTGGGCAGGAAGGGAATATGATCTCAAGGAAAGAATACAGGCCTAGGAGTCAGGAGGCTTGCACTGTAGGCCCAGATCTGCCACTGACTATTAACAGCTTGAAAAAGTCATTCAAatctctggatctcagtttccaCTTTTGTGACACTTGGGAGTTGAACTAGATCTTGTCCCATGAGATACACTAAGAAAGAATGGAATCTATGCCCAGATATATTTGGGAAATAGTACATATCAAGTGCTTTTCTTGAGTATAGCAATGCACATTAATATTATAAAGGTTTTGGATGACCCTCAGTAAGTGGCCTATTTAATTTAAACTCAATGTGTCAGTTGGGATGTTCTCTGCTATACGTAGCAGAAACTTCAACTGAAACAGGTTTAAACAACAAAAGGATTTTGTTGGCCTAAGTAACTAAAAGTGTCCTGAGGTGGGCAGGGGATCAGGGATAGTTCAATCAGCTCACTGCAGTCCTTTGCATTCTGTCCTCCTCTGTCAGTTTAATTCTCAGACAGACACTCCTCATGGCAACAAGATGGCTGCAGTAGCTCCAGACCTCATATCTACATTTAATAGCCCCCAAAGGGAGAAACAAGAGATTCTGGAAGCCCTCTTATAGGAACCTCCCTCACATTTCAGTAGCCCCAAGTGGGTCACATGCCTATCCCTGAACAATTCCCCATGGACGGGGTTAGGATTATACCAATCAGATTATATCTGGGCCTCAAACCCCACCCACAGAGCCTAACATGAAGTCAGCTTCTCTAAAATAGGCGGGCTGCCTGGGGAAGGTgtaaaacccaaatgaaaaatgtaatagTCAccaagagaaggggaaagggatgtTGGAGAGGTCATCCCCACATTCTCAATactattgctttaaaaattttttgagccTAGACTTTTTGTAAATTGCTTTCACATATTTGCAGGAACATACACAGTTTGGGGCATTCTGTACTATAAATGGGAAGAACCTAAAGTTCTTCCCACTCTGCAATGAATTGATTCTGTGAAAAAATCCCAGAATGGGAAGCTAGgaaatactaaataaatgttaattattatcTTAACTTATGGATACTGAAGGGCATTTTCTCTTATCACATATTAATGATATATGACAAGATGTCAGGCCAACAATATAAGAACTGAGAGGATTTTTTTATCTGAGCAACAACATAAAAGCATATATCTCAAGCACTG
Above is a genomic segment from Choloepus didactylus isolate mChoDid1 chromosome 11, mChoDid1.pri, whole genome shotgun sequence containing:
- the LOC119506309 gene encoding probable phospholipid-transporting ATPase VA, which encodes MRKEGRKRRKRKDDKKRVVVSNLPFEEWSGKENPNRHYHGNQIKTSKYTVLSFIPKNLFEQLHRFANFYFVGLVILNFVPVVNAFQPEVSMIPICIILAATAIKDAWEDLQRYKSDKMINSQWCFIYSR